One genomic window of Phalacrocorax aristotelis chromosome 21, bGulAri2.1, whole genome shotgun sequence includes the following:
- the MAPK13 gene encoding mitogen-activated protein kinase 13 isoform X2 — MNIARRRGFYRQEVNKTLWELPRRYTSLHPVGSGAYGSVCSAIDKKTGEKVAIKKLCRPFQSEIFAKRAYRELMLLKHMQHENVIGLLDVFTSATSCQEFQDFYLVMPYMRTDLQKIMGHEFSDEKIQYLVYQMLKGLKYIHSAGIIHRDLKPGNLAVNEDCQLKILDFGLARHTDAEMTGYVVTRWYRAPEVILNWMHYNQTVDIWSIGCIMAEMLTGKTLFKGKDYLDQLTQILKVTGHPGEDFVEKLEDKAAKSYIKSLPKIPKKDLSVLFPKANPQVDLLDKMLQLDVEKRLTATQALAHPYFDQFRDIEEETEAQQSYDDSLEHEKLSIDEWRKHIYKEILSFSPIARKDSKKRSGMSL; from the exons ATGAACATCGCGAGGAGAAGAGGCTTTTACAGACAGGAGGTGAACAAAACCCTCTGGGAGCTGCCCAGGAGATACACGTCCCTCCACCCCGTGGGGTCTGGAGCCTACGGCTCGGTGTG TTCAGCCATAGACAAGAAGACAGGGGAGAAAGTGGCTATCAAGAAGCTCTGCCGCCCGTTCCAGTCAGAGATCTTTGCCAAGAGAGCGTACAGAGAGCTCATGCTGTTGAAGCACATGCAACATGAGAAC GTCATTGGGCTGCTTGATGTCTTCACCTCCGCCACCTCCTGCCAGGAATTCCAGGACTT CTACCTGGTGATGCCATACATGCGGACAGATTTACAAAAGATCATGGGACATGAATTCAGTGATGAAAAGATCCAGTACCTGGTCTACCAAATGCTGAAAGGGCTGAAG TATATTCATTCAGCTGGGATCATCCACAGG GACCTGAAGCCAGGCAACCTGGCTGTGAACGAAGACTGTCAGCTAAAG ATCTTGGATTTTGGCTTGGCCAGACACACTGATGCTGAAATGACCGGCTACGTGGTTACGCGCTGGTACAGAGCCCCAGAAGTCATCCTGAACTGGATGCATTACAACCAGACAG TGGATATCTGGTCTATTGGCTGCATCATGGCAGAAATGCTGACCGGGAAAACGCTGTTTAAAGGAAAAGACT ACCTAGACCAACTGACTCAGATCTTGAAAGTAACGGGGCATCCAGGAGAAGACTTCGTGGAGAAGCTGGAGGACAAAGCG gcTAAGAGTTATATCAAGTCCCTTCCTAAAATCCCCAAGAAGGATTTGTCTGTGCTTTTCCCCAAAGCCAATCCGCAGG TGGACCTGCTTGACAAGATGTTGCAGCTGGATGTGGAAAAGCGCCTTACAGCGACGCAGGCGTTGGCTCACCCCTATTTTGACCAGTTCCGAGATATCGAGGAGGAGACGGAAGCGCAACAGTCCTACGATGATTCTCTGGAACATGAAAAGCTTTCGATAGATGAGTGGAGAA agcATATTTACAAGGAGATCTTGTCCTTCAGCCCCATTGCGCGGAAGGACTCCAAGAAGCGAAGTGGGATGTCATTATAG
- the MAPK13 gene encoding mitogen-activated protein kinase 13 isoform X1, producing the protein MNIARRRGFYRQEVNKTLWELPRRYTSLHPVGSGAYGSVCSAIDKKTGEKVAIKKLCRPFQSEIFAKRAYRELMLLKHMQHENVIGLLDVFTSATSCQEFQDFYLVMPYMRTDLQKIMGHEFSDEKIQYLVYQMLKGLKYIHSAGIIHRDLKPGNLAVNEDCQLKILDFGLARHTDAEMTGYVVTRWYRAPEVILNWMHYNQTVDIWSIGCIMAEMLTGKTLFKGKDYLDQLTQILKVTGHPGEDFVEKLEDKAAKSYIKSLPKIPKKDLSVLFPKANPQAVDLLDKMLQLDVEKRLTATQALAHPYFDQFRDIEEETEAQQSYDDSLEHEKLSIDEWRKHIYKEILSFSPIARKDSKKRSGMSL; encoded by the exons ATGAACATCGCGAGGAGAAGAGGCTTTTACAGACAGGAGGTGAACAAAACCCTCTGGGAGCTGCCCAGGAGATACACGTCCCTCCACCCCGTGGGGTCTGGAGCCTACGGCTCGGTGTG TTCAGCCATAGACAAGAAGACAGGGGAGAAAGTGGCTATCAAGAAGCTCTGCCGCCCGTTCCAGTCAGAGATCTTTGCCAAGAGAGCGTACAGAGAGCTCATGCTGTTGAAGCACATGCAACATGAGAAC GTCATTGGGCTGCTTGATGTCTTCACCTCCGCCACCTCCTGCCAGGAATTCCAGGACTT CTACCTGGTGATGCCATACATGCGGACAGATTTACAAAAGATCATGGGACATGAATTCAGTGATGAAAAGATCCAGTACCTGGTCTACCAAATGCTGAAAGGGCTGAAG TATATTCATTCAGCTGGGATCATCCACAGG GACCTGAAGCCAGGCAACCTGGCTGTGAACGAAGACTGTCAGCTAAAG ATCTTGGATTTTGGCTTGGCCAGACACACTGATGCTGAAATGACCGGCTACGTGGTTACGCGCTGGTACAGAGCCCCAGAAGTCATCCTGAACTGGATGCATTACAACCAGACAG TGGATATCTGGTCTATTGGCTGCATCATGGCAGAAATGCTGACCGGGAAAACGCTGTTTAAAGGAAAAGACT ACCTAGACCAACTGACTCAGATCTTGAAAGTAACGGGGCATCCAGGAGAAGACTTCGTGGAGAAGCTGGAGGACAAAGCG gcTAAGAGTTATATCAAGTCCCTTCCTAAAATCCCCAAGAAGGATTTGTCTGTGCTTTTCCCCAAAGCCAATCCGCAGG CAGTGGACCTGCTTGACAAGATGTTGCAGCTGGATGTGGAAAAGCGCCTTACAGCGACGCAGGCGTTGGCTCACCCCTATTTTGACCAGTTCCGAGATATCGAGGAGGAGACGGAAGCGCAACAGTCCTACGATGATTCTCTGGAACATGAAAAGCTTTCGATAGATGAGTGGAGAA agcATATTTACAAGGAGATCTTGTCCTTCAGCCCCATTGCGCGGAAGGACTCCAAGAAGCGAAGTGGGATGTCATTATAG